The following is a genomic window from Rutidosis leptorrhynchoides isolate AG116_Rl617_1_P2 chromosome 8, CSIRO_AGI_Rlap_v1, whole genome shotgun sequence.
AATGTTGAATTATTTCACACAATTATATATAATCAAACACATACTTACGTAAACATTAAACTCCCTAAAACATAGTTCAATTTTCAACGTGCaattttcaattttcaattttgTTCAATTTTCAATTGAATAAACCATAGCAATTGATCAAGTCATCATTTATCACGTACCATAGATTATTAGATATGCTACCACTAACCATCGATCTTGTAAATGCAAACGAGAATTAAGAATTCCtaaaatatgaatatatattacACCAAGGCATGTTAACTAACCATGGTTGGGTTAATAAACCCAATCAATAACCTACGGAGTATCACTTTACATCTCTACTATATATACAAACCAACACACATGCTATCACTCTCACTACACATTTTCGTTAAGCTTTAAGTGTTCATTAATTTGCTCCAAGTATTTTGAGAAATGAAAATGTTTTTTAAGGCAAGCTTCCTTCTTATAATCTTATATCATGTAATGTCCTTTTGTGATGTCTCTCTCCAACTACTCTTTTTGATATCTCTTTTATCATTCTTTCCCTTATTAGTTAAAACATGGTTAGTCCCGGGTGGGTTTGCATGGAGAAACCCTAACTTGAACCCTAGTAAGATCCCTGGTCCGGCAGGTTGGCCATTCCTAGGGATCTTACCTCTAATGGGTTCACATGCTCATCGAAAACTTGCCTCTATGGCTAGATCAATGGGTGCCACTCGTCTTATGGCGTTTAGCCTTGGCTCAACTCGTGTTGTTATTACTAGTCACCCTGAATTTGCCAAAGAAATCTTGTCCGGTAGTGCTTTTTCGGACCGTCCTATAAAGGAATCCGCTAGCTTATTGATGTTTGAAAGAGCTATTGGGTTCGCACCATCGGGAAAGTATTGGAGACATCTAAGGAGGATCGCGGCAAACCACATGTTCTCTCCTAAAAGGGTTTCAAGCCTCGAGTGTCTAAGACAACGTGTGTGCAACGAAATGGCGGAAAATGTGTTGAAGGAGATGAGTACAAGAAAGATTGTGGTTTTAAGAGGGATATTGCAAAAAGGTTCATTGAGAAATGTTATGGAGAGTGTGTTTGGAAGTGTAGGGTTTGAAAAAGAGGAAGAATTAGGGTATATGGTGAAAGAAGGGTATGAGTTGATAAGTGAGTTTCATTGGGGCGATTATTTCCCACTTAAGATATTGGATTTTAGTGGAGTCAAGAGGAGGTGTCACAAGTTGACTTTGAAAGTTAAAGATCTTGTAGGTCaaattattgaggaaagaaaaggAGATGGTGGAGGTATTAAAAATAATGGCCAAAATGATTTTCTTAGTATTTTATTGTCTTTGTCTCAAGAGGATCAACTCACTAATGCCGATATGGTGGCTGTGCTTTgggtatctctctctctctctctctctctctctctctctctctctctctctctctatatatatatatatatatatatatatatatatatatatatatatatatatatatatatcacactcATATGCATATCATGAAGCAACTACCATTGTCTTATTTTTAGTATGAAGAGACTACTTATATATGTGACTTGGTATATCatcattcatattaataatattcatataatgcatatcatttatgtatatttgTATTGATCAGATGCATTAATAAACGGTTAAGATATGTAGTATATCATCTCTCTATTGAAATTTCAACTTAGACATCACATTATTTAATAGTTTATTGTGGAAAGATGAAAAGGTAAATAAATTGACTTATACTTTTGGTCCAAATTTAAGGTTGGTCAAGTTGAAAAGTTTAAGAACCAAAGGAACTTTGACTAAACATGTTAGGATTTCTAATTGGTACTAGATTTAATTATTAGCTTATTTTACGCCAAAAAAATAAATCCATACTTATTGTATGTATATATTAGGTAATAGATCGATAAAGAGGAACATGTTTTCTAAGAGGCGAAGCGTATAATATTCATCGAATATGTTGTGAATATCAATGTTCATTAGTGAACTTCATTTTAATTTGAAGTTATACAACTAATTGATGaacattaattaagttttatactcATTACCAGTTTATCACACATACATATTCATAGTGTAGGTAATCTTCCAATAAGTAACATTTTTCTTTAAACTTTATTTCCATGGCAATGGAAGTAATTATATTAAACAAGGCACTTTAGCAAGTTGCTAGAAGAAGAAAAAACAATTACAGTTTTTGTTTTCTAAACTACTATTGTTGATATTTATAGGAAATGATCTTTCGAGGAACCGATACAGTCGCCATCCTTCTTGAATGGATTATGGCAAGAATGGTTTTGCACCAAGACATTCAAGCAAAGGCTCAAGATGAGATTGATAAACATGTAGGCAAACGTAGACATGTTCAAGACTCTGATATCCCAAATCTTTGTTATCTTCAAGCCATAGTCAAAGAGGTCTTAAGGTTACACCCTCCGGGCCCATTACTTTCTTGGGCCCGCCTCGCTACTCGTGATGTCCACGTAGGTAAGTTCTTCGTCCCTTCAGGGACGACTGCTATGGTTAACATGTGGGCCATCACACATGACTCGTCCGTATGGAAAAATCCATTGGATTTTAAGCCGGAAAGGTTCATGGAAGAAGACGTCCCAATCATGGGTTCTGACCTTCGGCTAGCACCATTTGGTGCAGGACGAAGAGTTTGTCCTGGGAAGTCACTAGGATTAGCCACGGTTCATTTGTGGCTAGCGCGACTTCTTCAACAATACCAGTGGCTTCCGTCCACAAAGGTAGATCTCTCTGAGTGCCTTAAACTCTCTCTTGAGCTAAAGAGGCCCTTAACATGTCATGCAATTATAAGA
Proteins encoded in this region:
- the LOC139861674 gene encoding cytochrome P450 78A5-like, which codes for MKMFFKASFLLIILYHVMSFCDVSLQLLFLISLLSFFPLLVKTWLVPGGFAWRNPNLNPSKIPGPAGWPFLGILPLMGSHAHRKLASMARSMGATRLMAFSLGSTRVVITSHPEFAKEILSGSAFSDRPIKESASLLMFERAIGFAPSGKYWRHLRRIAANHMFSPKRVSSLECLRQRVCNEMAENVLKEMSTRKIVVLRGILQKGSLRNVMESVFGSVGFEKEEELGYMVKEGYELISEFHWGDYFPLKILDFSGVKRRCHKLTLKVKDLVGQIIEERKGDGGGIKNNGQNDFLSILLSLSQEDQLTNADMVAVLWEMIFRGTDTVAILLEWIMARMVLHQDIQAKAQDEIDKHVGKRRHVQDSDIPNLCYLQAIVKEVLRLHPPGPLLSWARLATRDVHVGKFFVPSGTTAMVNMWAITHDSSVWKNPLDFKPERFMEEDVPIMGSDLRLAPFGAGRRVCPGKSLGLATVHLWLARLLQQYQWLPSTKVDLSECLKLSLELKRPLTCHAIIRY